The stretch of DNA AGAgagtgaaaaaattttaactggtgtaaatatttataataataaaattatcaatttattagtAATGAAAGATTTTCGTATTTAgattgaattaattgaaaaatcaggGTACTTAGGAGAGCAGTACAACGTCACAACTGAAGatggatatattttaaatgtgtttcgaataataaaaagtcCTTCAGAgttttcaaataaaagtattgaTAAACCAGTTATTTTCATGCTTTGTGGTTTACCAACTAATTCCGATACCTGGTTATTTCAGGGTCCAGAAAGAAGTCTAGGTTtgcagaataaaaaataataaattacatggtTTACTAAcacaatatcaaaaaattgtatattttaatttttaagctaTGCAACTTGCTGACGAAGGATACGACGTTTGGCTAGGAAATTTTCGTGGCACAACTTATGGACGTAGTCATATTAAATTGTCtccaaatgacaaaaaattttgGGACTATAGGtataaagtatttatttaaattttaaatatataattaagatttacttaaaaattaaaaaattatttacagctTTCATGAACATGGATATTATGATGTTCCTGCAAGTGTTGATTTTGTTCTCAATATTACAAATCaaaattcattgatatatATTGGTATGTCCATGGGGACAACAACCATATTTACCACATTATCAGAACGTCCagaatataattcaaaaattcaacTAGTCATATGTCTTGCCCCCGTTACtggttttttcaataaaccagCCACTGAGTTATCAGTGGTTCCTATTGCTATCTTCAttctggtaaatatttttacttttaaattttattactactattattaagtaatactttaaatattttactgtgaaaaaataattattattagaacaCAATTGATTCAACCGGACGTTTTGAGTTTATTCCTCAATCTCCAAGTTACAGTTTAATTTTCGAAGAAATATGTATAAAGCATGATATAGTTGACCTGTGTATGATGccgtttgatattttttgtggCAAGGATCGCGAACAAATAGATAAAGTatgaaaaacaatgaaatcCTAAATTTATGgaatatttagtttttttttatatttgaaattttttttatagttcaCACTGAGTCTggctttaaaatattttcctgCTGGTACCTCGGGAAAAACTTTCTTGCATTATGGGCAATTTGGTTTACAAAAACGTAAattaaaactatttatatactttagtattatttttatatattttttagaaaaaatactttaaccatgttttttttctacagatgGCTTTCGAAAATTTGATTATGgaagtaatattaaaaatatgcaGCATTATGGAAAATCAAAACCAccaaaatacaatttaaaaaacgtaaaatcacctatgatatttttttacggTGAAAATGATCCTTTATCAACAGCCAAAGATTctgaagaaattataaaaagggTATCGAGCAAAGTTATCGCCGAACCAGTTCCTCACAAAGCATTTAATCATTTGGATTTTATTATTGccaaagatattaaaaaattactcaatGACAGAATACTTGAGCGATTAtatcaatttacaaataaaaaaattttctttgttgatAATAGATTAATCAATAcaagttttattaaatcacttgattgaattttcattaaacactgcttaaatattcaaattaaacatgaaaagttattataaattaaattattatttcttttatggaatttcgattttttaatgccaataaatatattgataatattgtaaGAATGATTAAGTACGTCGTAATACAATttaagtaattaaataatattaaaaaattgttgattatacttccacaattatttaataatactggattaattgcttttatttattctttagaCTTCGATCCATGTATCATTCATTTTCATCAAGGAGTAATTATGTTCGTAGCATAAAAAAACAGGGATAGTATAACttcatcgattttttttttattaataaaaattaaactaactATTGCTGTTCTTTGACTATgctaacaatatatattatatattttttacattacaaTATGATTTATACTCAGTACagtaaattgtataaattttttttttcgatttcttTAATGAAtagtaatgaattttttattttggcagTAATGAAGCAAAGTCTTATATCACATTATCGGAATACAACGTGATTAGATTAACAAACAGAATGATCACTCAGTGCGATCTGTAATTGGATTGTAATCAAAGTGATAGCTGGTCGTGATCAAAGTTATTTATCTTGTTTCAACGTGATTACTGAAAAAGATTTTAGTTTctctatttaaaattgaatatctaTTATGGCGATag from Aphidius gifuensis isolate YNYX2018 linkage group LG4, ASM1490517v1, whole genome shotgun sequence encodes:
- the LOC122853980 gene encoding lipase 1-like, whose product is MLCGLPTNSDTWLFQGPERSLAMQLADEGYDVWLGNFRGTTYGRSHIKLSPNDKKFWDYSFHEHGYYDVPASVDFVLNITNQNSLIYIGMSMGTTTIFTTLSERPEYNSKIQLVICLAPVTGFFNKPATELSVVPIAIFILFTLSLALKYFPAGTSGKTFLHYGQFGLQKHGFRKFDYGSNIKNMQHYGKSKPPKYNLKNVKSPMIFFYGENDPLSTAKDSEEIIKRVSSKVIAEPVPHKAFNHLDFIIAKDIKKLLNDRILERLYQFTNKKIFFVDNRLINTSFIKSLD